The window CTGCATGTTTCTTAACAATGTAAAGTGCAGCTGCTGTGAATATGACAATAAAGACAATGTAATAAAGAACGAATACAAAGGATATGCCACTGGATTCGTTCGCTATCTCCGGAACTGCCTGAAGATAGGATGATATAAGTAGTCCAAATGCCGTTGAGATAAGGAAAAGTACTATTCCGAAAATCTCACTGTTTATTTTTTTGCTCACTCTTTTCACTTTTATCCTTTCCGTTGTATTCACACTTCATATTGGGGCAGAACTTCCATTTGCGTTTTCCATTTACCATGATAAGCAGTGGGGCATTGCAGTAGGGGCAGGTTTCTCCTGTGCTCATTATTACTCCTTTCTGTGGGAGTGGATATGTAACAGTGCATTTCGGATAATTTGAGCATCCCAGGAATCTTTTGCCGTACCGTGACTGCCTGATGATAAGGTCTCCGCCATCAGAGGGGCATTTCCCCACTGTTATCTTTTTCTGGTTGTACTCGCATTTTGGGTCTATGCATCTGTACTCTGGAGACTGCCCCTTTCTGATTATCTTTATAATAGGCAGTGAGCATACATCACACTTTTTATCGGTCATCTGTATCAGGCCGGTGGCGTTTACATTGAAGTTTATCCTGCAATTTTCGTTGGAACATTTAATTTTTGAAAAATTCCTGTATTTTATCAGGGATATATCCCCGCCGTCCAGTGGGCATTTACCGATTACATCGCCCTTATTGGCATATGACGTTATGGTTTCTTTTATTTCATCACGGTTTATTCTGAAACCTTTCAAGGCATCATGAAGCATCTGCCTGGACTCATTTACCACTTCATCAATCCTTTTTTTGTTTTCTGCTATTTTATCCATTTCTGCTTCCAGGGCTGCAGTCATGTCCGGCTTCGCTATGTCTGAATCTATTACAGTTATGGATTTTATGAATCCGATCCCCAGCGGAGTGGGTTTCAATGGATTTCCAGTTGCAAAATTTCTGTCATTAAGTTTCTGTATAATATCGTGCCTGGTACTTTTTGTACCGAGATTCAGTGATTCCATAATTTTAAGGAGGGATGCCACATCATATCTCCGGGGCGGTTCCGTGTATTTTTCCTCCATATCCCATTTCTTTCCCTTAACAGTCTCTCCAACAACCAGTTCTGGCAGGCTGGTTTCCCGGAGTTTTCTATATTTGTATATGTCAAACCATCCATTATCAAGAATTTTTTCACCGGAGGATTTGAAATTGTAGCCATTGATATCTATCTCTGCATCAGATTTTTTTATCAATGCATTCTTATAGAGTGTGGCAAGGAATCTCCTGACTATGAGCTCATAAATATTTTTGTATGCCCCGGTAAGGGCTTTCTTTGGATATGATACTGGATATATGGGGGGATGATCCGTGGTTTCAACCTTTCCCTTGGATGGGTACATCTTCTCCTGGGAAAGAACCATCTTTGCCTCATTATCGAATTCGGTTCCCTCAAACTTTTTTACAATGCTTTTCAATGGTATCGACCGCTGGTAAACAGTGTTATCTGTCCTTGGATAGCTTATGAGCCCACTCATATATAGCTTTTCAGCAATTTTCATTGCATTTGATGGGGTGACACCGATTCTGGATGCCTCCCTAAGGAAATCCGTTGTGCTGAATGGAGGTGGCCTGTATACTTCTTTTTTCTCGATCTTATATGATTTTACTGTTCCATTATTACCATTTATGGAATTGAATATTTTATTTGCTTCTTCCTCATCCTTTATGTTTTCTTCATACGTGCCGGGAAAATCTATACCCTTATTGAACGTTACAGTTATAACAAAATATTTCTCCGGGACAAAATTCGTGATTTCTTCCTCACGGTTTACCAGAATGGCAAGTGTTGGGGTCTGCACACGGCCTACTGATATAAAGTCCTTCCACAGGCGATTGCTTGTTACTGAAAAAAATCTGGTGAGTACAGCCCCCCAGAGCAGGTCAATCTCCTCCCTGGCCTTTGCCGAATCAGCCAACCCGTAATTCACATCCAGTAAGTTGTCAAATGCCTCCTTTACCTCCTGCGATGTCAGGGCGCTGAACTTTGCCCTCTTGATTTTGGTATAGCCAGGTTCTATGAATTTAAGGGCCTCCACACCGATTAGTTCTCCCTCCCTATCATAATCCGTGGCAATTACAATGTTGTCTATGCCGGAAAATGATTTTAAGGCCGAGGAGGCACGCTGATTTGTGACTTTATATATTATACTGGAGTCAATGAGCCGGTCCAGGTCAGATTTTGCCCAGTCCCTGAAT of the Ferroplasma sp. genome contains:
- a CDS encoding DNA topoisomerase I; translation: MVLNLIIAEKMDAGRRISYILSDKTSRQKKVKNISYIEFERNNEQNIMVSLSGHILGADFPEEFRDWAKSDLDRLIDSSIIYKVTNQRASSALKSFSGIDNIVIATDYDREGELIGVEALKFIEPGYTKIKRAKFSALTSQEVKEAFDNLLDVNYGLADSAKAREEIDLLWGAVLTRFFSVTSNRLWKDFISVGRVQTPTLAILVNREEEITNFVPEKYFVITVTFNKGIDFPGTYEENIKDEEEANKIFNSINGNNGTVKSYKIEKKEVYRPPPFSTTDFLREASRIGVTPSNAMKIAEKLYMSGLISYPRTDNTVYQRSIPLKSIVKKFEGTEFDNEAKMVLSQEKMYPSKGKVETTDHPPIYPVSYPKKALTGAYKNIYELIVRRFLATLYKNALIKKSDAEIDINGYNFKSSGEKILDNGWFDIYKYRKLRETSLPELVVGETVKGKKWDMEEKYTEPPRRYDVASLLKIMESLNLGTKSTRHDIIQKLNDRNFATGNPLKPTPLGIGFIKSITVIDSDIAKPDMTAALEAEMDKIAENKKRIDEVVNESRQMLHDALKGFRINRDEIKETITSYANKGDVIGKCPLDGGDISLIKYRNFSKIKCSNENCRINFNVNATGLIQMTDKKCDVCSLPIIKIIRKGQSPEYRCIDPKCEYNQKKITVGKCPSDGGDLIIRQSRYGKRFLGCSNYPKCTVTYPLPQKGVIMSTGETCPYCNAPLLIMVNGKRKWKFCPNMKCEYNGKDKSEKSEQKNKQ